The sequence below is a genomic window from Paenibacillus sp. DCT19.
GGAGTTCTGCGACACCTACAAGAATGAGCAAAATGACACCAATCAGGTATCTTTTGCGTTCTAGCCGGAAAAACCAGGCTAGGTTTTTAAGTACTGAGAACAAGTGCTATCCCTTCCTTTCCATATCTGTGAAATACATTATCGTTCATGTGCCTACTTGTGACCACAAAAAAAGACACACCGCACGCAGGCGGTATGTCTTAGGTATCATTCATACGGCAGCATGGCTCCGAGAGCAGAGCCACCACCGTACATAATTATATTGTGAGTTCACAACATAGTATATCTGATCAAACAGATTGCTATGATGCAGAAATTATGAACGAAATAATGATTTCGGGGCTGCTCCGGTATTCAGTTGTAAGTTAGTTAGAACAAACATATCTCTATTAAACACCGTAATCACCCTTTCTTTTTTTGGGAATAAATTCAATGTGAATCTCGTATGTTTGCATCTTAACACCGCATTTTACAATCTGTCAAACTTTTTTCACAAATGAGCAATGCTTGGTTTAGCGAACCCAATAATAGAGCAACGAGTAGTGGAGTATTATGGATTTATATGACTGTTGTCCTATACTGCAAAAAGCGGATACGGTTTCACCTTTTCATTTTATGTTCCATGAAGTAAAATTATTTCCTAAATCATGTACGTTATTGGGTGATTTGGTCTGGTGTATAGTTTGTATTCCGACCATTCTAGCGATATGATGTAACATATAGTGCGTGTTCAAAAAGGTCGGTTTTCAGTACCGAGAAGATGGGATGAAGATAGAAATGGAGTAGCGGAGCGTAGATTAAGCTACGTGAGCAACGGACATTTCGGCTGAATCCCATATTCGAAGCTGAGATGCCGCTCGCGCATCCTTCGTAATCAAAAGCGGACTTTTTGAACTACCTCATATATACAGAGAAGGAGCTGACACCACATGAGTACCATACATGTAACCGACCGCGCTGCGCGCTGGTATAAGGAAGAGCTGAATTTGAACGATGGTGATAGCATTCGATTTTTTGCCCGTTATAGCTCAGGCGGAGGTCTTCATCCCGGATTTTCATTAGGTATCGCTGTTGAGGAACCAAGACATCCTGCCGAGCAAACAGAAGCATCCGGTATTCGCTTTTTTATGGAGGATCACGATTATTGGTATCTAAAAGGCCATGAGCTTCATGTGGATGTTGTTGATGA
It includes:
- a CDS encoding HesB/YadR/YfhF family protein, which encodes MSTIHVTDRAARWYKEELNLNDGDSIRFFARYSSGGGLHPGFSLGIAVEEPRHPAEQTEASGIRFFMEDHDYWYLKGHELHVDVVDEGQDIEYRYTEV